A stretch of the Bacillus anthracis str. Vollum genome encodes the following:
- the cydD gene encoding thiol reductant ABC exporter subunit CydD: MKRKRGLPSYPGSRVLYVVLTIISILEAFSIIAQTVFLARAITFLFQGEAVQSVLNETVYFGIAFAVRHLLVRISQILVERFAEKTGSLLRKQLIEAYFTLGPRYVQTTGTGHLVTLSIEGIEKFKTYIELTIPKMIRSSIVPGLIVLYVFTLDMESGIILVVTIPIVIVFMILLGLAAQKMADSQYETYRVLSNHFVDTLKGLETLKYLGQSKQHEGKIEKVSKRYRKATMRTLRVAFLSSFALDFFTSLSIAFVAVGLGIRLIDGTIVLLPSLTILILAPEYFLPIKQVGANYHATLDGQLAMEQIEEILQRQKEIGKKESNVDLIWNSSSNLKLQDVKVKNDESEKAILEEIDFTWNGNGAIGVIGESGAGKSTLIDVLAGFLTPSSGKMIVNGVEIDGSTREEWQKNIAYIPQQPYIFPLSLKDNICFYETNTTDEEVERVINEVGLRSLVTSLPNGMYERIGEGGRMLSGGQEQRVAMARALLSKKPIILLDEPTAHLDIETEFEIKQAMLRLFEGKLVFLATHRLHWMKQMDHILILNKGEMIESGTYEELVKNETLHVHRKERG, encoded by the coding sequence ATGAAAAGAAAAAGAGGACTTCCGTCGTATCCTGGTAGCCGAGTTTTATATGTAGTGCTAACAATCATTAGCATTTTAGAAGCTTTTAGTATTATTGCACAAACAGTGTTTTTAGCGCGGGCTATTACGTTCCTATTTCAGGGGGAAGCAGTGCAATCTGTGTTAAATGAAACTGTTTATTTCGGAATCGCGTTTGCAGTACGTCACTTGCTAGTTCGAATATCGCAAATATTAGTGGAACGTTTTGCTGAAAAAACAGGATCGCTACTGAGAAAACAATTAATAGAGGCATATTTCACATTAGGTCCACGGTATGTTCAAACTACTGGAACAGGTCATCTGGTTACCTTATCAATAGAGGGTATTGAGAAATTTAAAACATATATTGAATTAACTATTCCTAAAATGATTAGAAGTAGTATCGTACCGGGACTAATTGTACTATATGTTTTTACACTAGATATGGAGTCTGGAATCATTTTAGTTGTAACGATTCCTATCGTAATTGTTTTTATGATCCTACTAGGATTAGCAGCGCAGAAAATGGCGGATAGCCAATATGAAACATATCGTGTTCTTTCTAATCATTTTGTAGATACGTTAAAAGGATTAGAAACATTAAAGTATTTAGGTCAAAGTAAACAACACGAAGGAAAGATTGAAAAAGTAAGTAAAAGATATAGAAAAGCAACGATGCGTACTTTGCGGGTTGCTTTTCTTTCTTCATTTGCATTAGATTTCTTTACGAGTTTATCAATCGCATTTGTAGCGGTCGGATTAGGTATACGTTTAATAGATGGGACAATTGTACTATTACCATCCCTTACGATTTTAATTTTAGCTCCGGAATATTTCTTACCGATTAAACAAGTTGGAGCAAATTATCATGCTACATTAGATGGACAACTTGCAATGGAGCAAATAGAAGAGATTTTACAGCGACAAAAAGAAATAGGGAAGAAAGAATCTAATGTAGATCTAATATGGAATTCCTCTAGTAACTTGAAATTACAAGATGTAAAAGTAAAGAATGATGAATCTGAAAAAGCTATATTAGAGGAAATTGATTTTACTTGGAATGGAAATGGCGCTATAGGCGTGATTGGTGAAAGTGGGGCAGGGAAATCGACGTTAATCGACGTATTAGCTGGATTTTTAACTCCTTCGAGTGGAAAGATGATTGTAAATGGTGTGGAAATTGACGGGTCTACTCGTGAAGAGTGGCAAAAGAATATTGCTTATATTCCGCAGCAACCTTATATTTTCCCGCTTTCATTAAAAGATAACATTTGTTTCTATGAAACAAATACAACTGATGAAGAAGTGGAAAGAGTTATTAATGAAGTCGGTCTTCGTTCACTTGTTACATCGCTTCCGAATGGAATGTATGAAAGAATTGGAGAAGGTGGGCGTATGCTTAGTGGCGGACAAGAACAACGTGTCGCAATGGCGCGAGCCCTTTTAAGTAAAAAGCCAATTATTTTATTAGACGAGCCTACGGCACATCTTGATATTGAAACTGAATTTGAAATAAAGCAAGCGATGTTACGTCTGTTTGAAGGTAAGTTAGTATTTCTTGCAACACATCGTCTTCACTGGATGAAACAAATGGATCATATTCTTATTTTAAATAAAGGGGAAATGATAGAAAGTGGAACCTATGAAGAACTTGTAAAGAATGAGACATTACATGTTCACAGGAAAGAGAGGGGATAG
- the cydC gene encoding thiol reductant ABC exporter subunit CydC, which yields MSNWIKPYVQQNKGRMTVTIFLGLLGVSSGAMLLFISGYLISKSALRPENVMAVYVPIVATRAFSIGQAVFHYLERLVGHDVVLRILEKMRTKLYGIVEPQALFFRSRFQTGDMLGVLSEDIEHLQNLYLRTIFPSILALVVYSIFVLVIGSFDVVFALIAGCMLAIIVFLLPFISLLLMKKHHVTLKQGRNRLYQQLTDAVFGLSDWQASGRKDEFIAKYVEQNDQLLKIEKRMKRWNHIRDSIIQLVVGIVVISMIVWTGNEAASELIAPTVIAAFVLMTLSVTNALIPLSDAIDRIPSYVESAHRLNQVEGKDTLQYEEELHGDKEYVASKHIDIELNHVSYSYPDSNEFVLKDVSLQIKAGKKIAILGRSGTGKSTLLKLLTGALSPLHGKVLLNSEHAHTNLLSKYISVLNQKPHLFDTTIGNNVRIGKPEATDEEIWKALEKAQLASHIASLPDGLQTKMHEMGKRFSGGERQRVAFARTLMQEAPIIVLDEPTIGLDPKTELSLIEIMFSATEEKTVIWITHHLVGIEHVDEVIFLDRGQIVMQGSHEQLLKENEKYRQLYELDKGI from the coding sequence ATGAGTAACTGGATTAAACCGTATGTACAGCAAAATAAAGGTAGAATGACTGTAACTATTTTCCTTGGTCTGCTTGGAGTTAGTTCAGGTGCAATGCTACTTTTCATTTCAGGTTATTTAATCTCTAAATCTGCTCTTAGACCAGAAAATGTAATGGCAGTTTATGTACCTATCGTTGCAACACGTGCGTTTAGTATAGGACAAGCGGTATTTCATTATTTAGAGCGTTTAGTTGGACACGATGTTGTATTACGCATATTAGAAAAGATGAGAACGAAACTATATGGGATAGTAGAACCACAGGCGTTATTTTTCCGTTCGCGATTCCAAACGGGTGATATGTTAGGGGTATTATCCGAAGATATAGAGCATTTACAAAACCTATATTTACGTACAATATTTCCTAGCATATTAGCATTAGTTGTATATAGCATATTCGTACTTGTTATTGGTTCATTTGACGTAGTGTTTGCACTTATTGCAGGGTGTATGCTAGCGATTATCGTTTTTCTTCTTCCATTTATATCATTACTTTTGATGAAGAAACATCATGTTACTTTAAAGCAAGGAAGAAACCGTTTGTACCAACAACTAACAGATGCTGTTTTTGGATTATCTGATTGGCAAGCAAGTGGTAGAAAAGATGAATTCATTGCTAAGTATGTAGAACAAAATGATCAGTTGTTAAAAATCGAGAAAAGAATGAAGCGTTGGAATCATATTCGGGACAGTATCATTCAATTAGTAGTAGGGATTGTAGTCATTTCAATGATCGTATGGACTGGAAATGAGGCGGCAAGTGAACTGATTGCACCTACTGTTATTGCGGCTTTCGTCTTAATGACGTTATCTGTCACAAACGCGCTTATTCCTCTTTCAGATGCCATCGATCGCATTCCATCGTATGTAGAATCTGCTCATCGTCTAAATCAAGTAGAAGGTAAAGATACATTACAGTATGAAGAGGAATTACATGGAGATAAAGAGTATGTTGCATCAAAACATATAGATATTGAATTAAATCATGTATCGTATAGTTATCCAGATAGCAATGAATTTGTATTGAAAGACGTATCATTACAAATAAAAGCAGGGAAGAAAATCGCCATTTTAGGAAGAAGCGGAACAGGAAAATCAACTTTATTAAAACTGTTAACAGGTGCGCTAAGCCCATTACATGGTAAAGTTTTATTGAATAGTGAACATGCTCACACGAATCTTTTATCAAAATATATTTCTGTATTGAATCAAAAGCCGCATTTATTCGATACGACAATTGGAAATAATGTAAGGATAGGCAAACCAGAGGCAACAGATGAAGAGATATGGAAAGCTTTAGAGAAAGCACAATTAGCTTCGCATATTGCTTCTCTTCCAGATGGATTACAAACGAAAATGCATGAGATGGGAAAAAGATTTTCTGGCGGGGAAAGACAACGAGTTGCATTTGCAAGAACGCTAATGCAAGAAGCACCAATCATTGTACTAGATGAACCTACAATCGGCTTAGACCCAAAGACAGAATTATCTTTAATAGAAATAATGTTTTCTGCAACGGAAGAAAAGACAGTAATTTGGATTACGCACCATCTTGTAGGCATTGAGCATGTTGATGAAGTAATATTCCTTGATCGTGGTCAAATTGTGATGCAAGGTAGTCATGAACAACTTCTGAAAGAAAATGAGAAGTATAGACAGCTTTATGAACTTGATAAAGGAATATAG
- a CDS encoding DUF6376 family protein has translation MKIKSILLACIVSIGLMGCSLVEEGKNSLDYAQKATDYVNEISAFANDAPALAEKAVNDSEARKQLETKLSEIKQDIPAFNELTPPDVAKDLHQQIVGYNEKLNTLIDTAMTKIEEGKVDVEQFKNSELMQTVDQVRDLKDKIQNLGQ, from the coding sequence ATGAAAATAAAATCAATTTTATTAGCATGTATAGTCTCAATTGGATTAATGGGATGTTCACTAGTAGAGGAAGGAAAGAACTCCCTAGATTATGCGCAAAAAGCGACAGACTATGTAAATGAAATAAGTGCATTTGCAAATGATGCACCAGCATTAGCAGAAAAGGCCGTTAATGATAGCGAAGCTCGAAAACAATTAGAAACGAAACTTAGTGAAATTAAACAAGACATACCCGCATTCAATGAATTAACGCCACCTGATGTAGCAAAGGATCTTCATCAGCAAATTGTCGGATATAATGAAAAGTTAAATACGTTAATTGATACGGCGATGACAAAGATAGAAGAAGGAAAAGTGGATGTAGAGCAATTTAAAAACTCTGAGCTTATGCAGACGGTAGATCAAGTTCGAGATTTGAAAGATAAGATACAAAATTTAGGGCAATAA
- a CDS encoding S66 family peptidase — MPLPKSLKYGDTIGIYSPSSPVTYTSPKRFERAKSYLLQKGFHILEGSLTGRYDYYRSGSIQERAKELNALIRNPNVSCIMSTIGGMNSNSLLPYIDYDAFQNNPKIMIGYSDATALLLGIYAKTGIPTFYGPALVPSFGEFEPFVDDTYKYFLETLLHDQALPYNIKQPLFWSDEFINWEEKTKEKELRPNNWISVTNGQATGRVIGGNLNTIQGIWGSPYMPCIQEGDILFIEDSSKDAATIERSFSFLKINGVFDKVSGIILGKHEQFDDCGTNRKPYEILLEVLQNQRIPLLADFDCCHTHPMITMPIGVQVKMDATNKTIHILEKWKI, encoded by the coding sequence ATGCCACTTCCAAAATCATTAAAATACGGAGACACAATTGGGATTTACTCACCTTCTTCACCAGTAACCTACACTTCTCCCAAAAGATTCGAACGTGCAAAATCTTACTTACTTCAAAAAGGATTTCATATATTAGAAGGTTCGCTAACAGGGCGATATGACTATTATCGTTCTGGCAGTATACAAGAGCGTGCTAAGGAACTGAATGCTTTAATAAGAAACCCTAATGTATCTTGTATCATGTCAACAATTGGCGGTATGAATTCTAATTCCCTATTACCTTATATTGATTATGATGCTTTTCAAAATAACCCTAAAATAATGATTGGCTATTCAGATGCAACAGCTTTATTACTAGGGATATATGCCAAAACAGGAATTCCTACATTTTACGGTCCGGCACTTGTCCCCTCCTTTGGAGAATTTGAGCCTTTTGTAGATGATACATACAAATATTTTTTAGAAACATTACTACATGATCAAGCACTTCCTTACAACATAAAACAACCTTTATTTTGGTCAGATGAGTTTATTAATTGGGAAGAGAAAACGAAAGAAAAAGAACTTAGACCAAATAATTGGATTTCTGTGACAAATGGACAAGCTACTGGACGGGTAATTGGGGGCAACTTAAATACAATACAAGGAATTTGGGGCAGCCCTTATATGCCATGTATTCAAGAAGGCGATATTCTATTTATTGAGGATAGCTCAAAGGATGCAGCTACTATTGAAAGAAGCTTTTCATTCCTAAAAATTAACGGTGTATTTGACAAAGTTTCAGGCATTATTCTTGGAAAACATGAGCAATTTGATGATTGTGGTACAAATCGCAAACCTTACGAAATATTATTAGAAGTACTGCAAAATCAAAGAATCCCTTTACTAGCTGACTTTGATTGTTGTCATACCCATCCGATGATCACTATGCCGATAGGTGTTCAAGTGAAGATGGATGCAACCAATAAAACAATACATATTTTAGAGAAATGGAAGATATAA
- a CDS encoding D-alanyl-D-alanine carboxypeptidase family protein produces MKRLKWGRITILLVIILGICWFLFQGTQKSVTNVEGQPLQVAELPKTGLTEKVVPPKYIPPEVDAKAAMIIDASNGDIIYQHNENEAFAPAAQTEGARIPVQVNDTLTVKDLFHALMIESANNSAVALAEHMAKTEKDFVQLMNAKAKQLKMSDYAKFANASGLQEPDGSETKMTAADVANLAYHLIKDYPEILEVTHLRQSQLAFNNINVISTNDMLNKNNKALYIEGIDGLKTGFTDSAGYCFTGTAKQGDTRIITVVMGTKGKTKRFTETNKLMTYAFGLVN; encoded by the coding sequence ATGAAGCGGTTAAAATGGGGAAGGATAACGATCCTATTAGTAATTATTTTAGGGATATGTTGGTTCTTATTCCAAGGAACTCAAAAGAGTGTAACAAATGTAGAGGGACAACCTTTACAAGTGGCAGAACTACCTAAAACAGGATTAACTGAAAAAGTAGTGCCACCAAAGTATATACCACCGGAAGTTGATGCAAAAGCAGCTATGATTATTGATGCGAGTAATGGAGATATTATTTATCAACATAATGAAAATGAGGCTTTTGCGCCAGCGGCACAAACAGAAGGGGCAAGAATCCCAGTCCAAGTGAATGACACATTGACTGTTAAAGATTTGTTCCATGCATTAATGATTGAATCAGCAAATAATTCGGCTGTAGCTTTAGCAGAACATATGGCAAAGACGGAGAAAGATTTCGTTCAGCTTATGAATGCAAAAGCGAAGCAGTTAAAAATGTCGGATTATGCAAAATTCGCAAATGCATCAGGACTACAGGAGCCCGATGGAAGTGAGACGAAGATGACAGCTGCTGATGTAGCAAACTTGGCGTATCATCTTATAAAAGATTACCCAGAAATATTAGAAGTGACTCACTTACGTCAAAGTCAGTTAGCATTTAATAATATTAATGTTATAAGTACAAATGATATGTTAAACAAAAATAATAAAGCTTTATATATAGAAGGAATAGACGGATTAAAAACAGGATTCACAGATAGTGCAGGGTATTGTTTTACGGGTACAGCAAAACAAGGTGATACTCGTATTATTACGGTTGTAATGGGAACGAAAGGTAAAACGAAACGTTTTACAGAGACAAATAAGCTAATGACTTATGCATTTGGCTTAGTTAATTAA
- a CDS encoding nitroreductase family protein codes for MMAKDFYSAIEDRRSIYAISKEQVVSDEKIQEVIYHAVKHTPSAFNSQSARVVVLLGEQHDKLWDITKETLRKIVPENNFASTEEKMNAFKSGYGTVLYFEDNQVVEELQENFALYKDNFPIWSQQSSGMLQFAIWTALEIEGFGATLQHYNPLIDEEVRKEWEVPESWKLIAQMPFGKPVVPAGEKEFQPLENCVKFYK; via the coding sequence ATGATGGCAAAAGATTTTTACTCAGCAATTGAAGACCGAAGATCTATTTATGCGATTAGTAAAGAGCAAGTAGTTTCTGATGAGAAAATTCAAGAAGTGATTTATCATGCTGTAAAACATACACCTTCAGCTTTTAACTCTCAAAGCGCTCGCGTTGTTGTCTTGTTAGGAGAACAACATGATAAGTTATGGGATATTACGAAAGAGACGTTACGAAAAATTGTACCTGAAAATAACTTTGCATCTACTGAAGAAAAAATGAATGCATTTAAAAGTGGTTATGGAACGGTTTTATACTTCGAAGATAATCAAGTAGTGGAAGAGCTACAAGAAAACTTCGCGTTATATAAAGATAATTTTCCAATTTGGTCTCAACAATCCTCAGGAATGTTACAATTTGCAATTTGGACAGCTTTAGAAATCGAAGGATTTGGTGCTACATTGCAGCATTACAATCCACTAATTGATGAAGAAGTGAGAAAAGAATGGGAAGTTCCAGAAAGCTGGAAACTCATTGCGCAAATGCCGTTTGGTAAACCAGTGGTACCTGCAGGGGAAAAAGAATTCCAACCATTAGAAAACTGTGTGAAATTTTATAAATAA